The following coding sequences are from one Candidatus Zixiibacteriota bacterium window:
- a CDS encoding biotin/lipoyl-binding protein: MKLRITVHGVAYEVDVEVLDAGEGFPAAAPRPRPRQSLTAGGPPAPAPTPAAPAAAGQGAVASPIAGTVVEIKAKVGMAVKQGDILLSIEAMKMKTAIAAPTAGKVKAIPVAVGDSVRENQTLVEFE, from the coding sequence ATGAAGCTGAGAATAACGGTGCACGGGGTGGCGTATGAAGTTGATGTCGAGGTGCTTGACGCCGGGGAGGGTTTCCCGGCCGCGGCGCCGCGCCCGCGGCCGCGCCAGTCGCTGACGGCGGGCGGGCCGCCTGCCCCCGCCCCGACCCCGGCGGCGCCGGCCGCCGCCGGCCAGGGAGCGGTCGCCTCGCCGATCGCCGGGACGGTGGTCGAGATCAAGGCGAAAGTCGGAATGGCGGTCAAACAGGGGGACATCCTCCTGTCGATCGAGGCGATGAAAATGAAGACCGCGATCGCGGCGCCGACGGCGGGCAAGGTGAAGGCGATCCCGGTGGCGGTCGGCGACTCGGTGCGCGAAAACCAGACACTCGTGGAGTTCGAGTAG
- a CDS encoding sodium ion-translocating decarboxylase subunit beta, giving the protein MDMLLNFLQQGAFFNFSWGNLVMLLAGCGFLFLALTKGYEPLLLVPIGFGILMGNIPLAPGQEIGIYEEGSVLSILYKGVSEGWYPPLIFLGIGAMTDFSAMLASPRLILLGAAAQLGIFVTFLGALWLGFDADSSASIGIIGGADGPTAIFLTSKLAPHLLGAIAVSAYSYMALVPVIQPPIIKLLTTRNERLIRMKPAPPVSKRLRILFPIVAFIITCFIAPGALILLGMLFFGNLLKESGVTERLAATARTAFIDIVTILLGLTVGASTDASRFLTPDSIKVFVLGAASFAIATAGGVLFAKVMNLIARNKINPIIGAAGVSAVPHSARVCQVMGAREDPNNYLIMHAMAPNVAGVIGSAVAAGVLLATFG; this is encoded by the coding sequence ATGGACATGCTGCTCAATTTCCTCCAGCAGGGCGCGTTCTTCAACTTCAGTTGGGGCAACCTCGTAATGCTCCTCGCCGGGTGCGGCTTCCTCTTCCTGGCCCTCACCAAAGGGTACGAGCCGCTCCTGCTCGTGCCAATCGGCTTCGGAATTCTGATGGGGAACATCCCCCTCGCGCCCGGCCAGGAGATCGGCATTTACGAGGAAGGGAGCGTGCTGTCGATCCTCTACAAGGGAGTGAGCGAGGGGTGGTACCCGCCGCTGATATTTCTGGGGATCGGGGCGATGACCGACTTCTCGGCCATGCTCGCCAGTCCGCGGCTGATTCTGCTCGGCGCGGCGGCCCAGTTGGGCATCTTCGTGACTTTCCTGGGGGCGCTCTGGCTCGGCTTTGACGCCGACAGTTCCGCCTCGATCGGCATCATCGGCGGGGCGGACGGACCGACGGCGATCTTTCTGACGTCGAAGCTGGCGCCGCACCTGCTCGGGGCGATCGCGGTTTCGGCCTACTCCTACATGGCGCTGGTGCCGGTGATTCAGCCGCCGATCATCAAGCTGCTGACGACGCGCAACGAGCGCCTGATCCGGATGAAACCGGCGCCGCCGGTGAGCAAGCGGCTGCGCATCCTCTTCCCCATTGTCGCCTTCATCATCACCTGTTTCATCGCCCCGGGCGCGCTGATTCTGCTGGGCATGCTGTTTTTCGGGAATCTGCTCAAGGAGTCCGGGGTCACGGAGCGGCTGGCGGCGACGGCGCGGACGGCGTTTATCGACATCGTGACGATCCTGCTCGGCCTCACCGTTGGCGCCTCGACCGATGCGAGCCGGTTTCTCACGCCGGACTCGATCAAGGTGTTCGTGCTCGGGGCGGCCTCGTTTGCGATCGCGACGGCCGGCGGCGTGCTGTTCGCGAAAGTGATGAACCTGATCGCGCGGAACAAAATCAACCCGATCATCGGCGCCGCGGGCGTCTCGGCGGTGCCGCATTCGGCGCGCGTCTGCCAGGTGATGGGCGCCCGCGAGGATCCCAACAACTACCTCATCATGCATGCCATGGCGCCGAATGTGGCGGGAGTTATCGGGTCGGCGGTGGCGGCAGGGGTGCTGTTGGCGACGTTCGGCTGA
- a CDS encoding thiamine diphosphokinase, whose translation MTRAVAFLHGVYRRRDLPFYRALCRGRLTIAVDGGYRFFRMAGLFPDILLGDFDSLKRLPANLPPRTRVLRFPSRKDKTDAHLAIECCRERGLGAIDLVMPGLGEIDHALGVVFLLGLRDRPAARSGRADIRVVSPQCEIRLVADSRITYRRRGGDLVSVLPLSARIRLTTEGTEYDVTEAWLQFGDTRGLRNRIVRARATVAVRGQALVVRRFSGGLAARP comes from the coding sequence ATGACGCGCGCCGTTGCGTTCCTCCACGGCGTCTACCGCCGCCGCGATCTTCCGTTCTACCGCGCGCTCTGCCGCGGGCGGCTGACGATTGCGGTCGACGGCGGTTACCGCTTTTTCCGGATGGCTGGGCTGTTTCCCGACATTCTGCTGGGCGATTTTGACTCGCTGAAACGCCTCCCCGCCAACCTCCCGCCCCGCACCCGCGTCCTGCGATTCCCGTCCCGCAAGGACAAGACCGACGCCCACCTGGCGATTGAGTGCTGTCGGGAGCGCGGCCTCGGGGCGATCGACCTGGTGATGCCCGGCCTCGGCGAGATTGACCATGCCCTCGGCGTCGTCTTTCTCCTCGGCCTGCGCGATCGCCCCGCCGCCCGAAGCGGCCGCGCCGATATCCGTGTGGTCAGCCCGCAATGCGAGATCCGCCTCGTGGCCGACAGCCGGATCACCTATCGCCGGCGCGGGGGAGACCTCGTCTCGGTTCTGCCGCTCTCGGCGCGAATCCGGCTCACCACCGAGGGGACCGAGTACGACGTGACTGAGGCTTGGCTGCAATTCGGCGATACCCGGGGGCTGCGCAATCGCATCGTCCGCGCCCGCGCGACGGTCGCTGTCCGGGGGCAAGCGCTGGTGGTGCGCCGTTTTTCCGGCGGCTTGGCGGCCCGCCCATAA
- a CDS encoding glucokinase — protein MFVASVSRRTVRLAAVTEAQGRVTLKDQARFDAADFDSFETILQRYFSRRRTEGALFFVAVAGLPVGSTVSSALLPWAIDGDSIRAHFSFDVVRLVNEHLATARGLFDLPPDALFTINDQPAVPGNIGLMAVDELLAEVLMVRRDNGYLSFLTNGGHTGLAPATQLEAELWQYLYAQRDVVEVGDVVSSAGLVRLVDFYLESHGHEVPEWLQNAPDPPSRIVETALAGKQQVAVDAVDLFVDCFAGEAANLALRGATTGGLYLAGRVTTELLPSLDQGRFLDNYLKRGAAEEKLRPIPIRVILDSAAPLRGVARMALEFEHPQ, from the coding sequence ATGTTTGTCGCGTCCGTCAGCCGGCGTACTGTCCGCCTTGCCGCCGTTACCGAGGCCCAGGGGCGCGTCACCCTGAAAGACCAGGCCCGCTTTGACGCGGCGGACTTCGACAGTTTCGAAACTATTCTCCAGCGCTATTTCAGCCGGCGGCGCACCGAGGGCGCGCTCTTCTTCGTCGCCGTGGCCGGCCTCCCGGTCGGCTCGACCGTCTCCTCGGCCCTGCTGCCATGGGCGATCGACGGCGACAGCATTCGCGCGCACTTCTCATTTGACGTCGTCCGGCTCGTGAACGAACACCTCGCCACCGCGCGCGGTCTGTTCGACCTGCCGCCCGATGCGCTCTTCACGATCAACGACCAACCGGCGGTTCCCGGCAACATCGGTCTCATGGCGGTCGATGAACTTCTCGCCGAGGTGCTCATGGTGCGCCGGGACAACGGCTACCTCAGCTTCCTCACCAACGGCGGCCACACCGGTCTCGCCCCCGCCACCCAGCTCGAGGCCGAGTTGTGGCAGTATCTCTACGCCCAGCGGGATGTGGTCGAGGTCGGCGACGTGGTCAGTTCGGCGGGGCTTGTCCGGCTCGTGGACTTCTATCTCGAGTCGCACGGCCACGAAGTGCCGGAGTGGCTGCAGAACGCCCCGGACCCGCCCTCCCGCATCGTCGAGACGGCCCTCGCGGGAAAACAGCAGGTGGCTGTCGACGCCGTCGACCTGTTCGTCGACTGCTTCGCGGGCGAAGCGGCCAACCTCGCCCTGCGCGGCGCGACTACGGGCGGGCTCTACCTCGCCGGCCGCGTCACCACCGAGCTGCTCCCCTCGCTCGACCAGGGCCGCTTTCTGGACAACTACCTCAAGCGCGGGGCCGCCGAGGAGAAGCTGCGTCCCATTCCCATCCGGGTGATTCTGGACAGCGCCGCGCCGCTGCGGGGAGTCGCCCGCATGGCTCTGGAATTCGAGCACCCGCAATGA
- a CDS encoding transketolase: MRFANEQDTRVKDFDPWRGFTSSALSPEWRKKLSETARRCRAQILKMTSLAASGHPGGSMSSLELYLTLYHMARVDPRNPMRDDRDRIIVSHGHTSPGAYTALAAAGFFDPAAAMHGFRQAGSPFEGHVERSVPGIEWDTGNLGQGLSVGIGKALYARLSGLNFHTFVIMGDGEQQKGQVGEARRVAAKFALSRLTAIIDRNRLQISGRTVDILPQDLAAEWEADGWQAVEIDGHSFDQIYGELHRAVTNEGRPIVIIANTVMGKDVGFMENDEAFHGAPVAPDMLTPALALLGDHGKDLPALRELRKQGPPPAFKIPRPPYPPVETGQPATYGADVKMDNRTAFGKALLAVADLNLPREDFVMAVFDCDLAGSVKTAAFGQKYPDNFFQCGITEHNTAAIAGSLSAERAVSIWADFAVFGVDETFNQARLNDINHANLKLFCTHTGVQVGEDGKTHQCIDYFALLNSTFGWRVITPADPNQTDRITRWVLSRPGNFAVFMGRSATPIIPDADGRPFFGGDYEYRYGRMDVLRRGERLALVAAGNMCAIALDAWQRLSREGVGISLISVADWSDFHADDLQMLAAHEHLVVLEDHNVKTGLGTALAAELFQAGARSTLTKMGVTAYASSGPPADLFRLLGLDPASVVARVKAILG, from the coding sequence ATGCGGTTTGCCAATGAACAGGATACCCGAGTGAAAGATTTCGATCCCTGGCGCGGCTTCACCTCCAGCGCTCTCTCGCCCGAGTGGCGGAAGAAACTCAGCGAGACGGCCCGCCGTTGCCGCGCGCAGATTCTCAAGATGACCAGCCTCGCCGCCTCCGGCCATCCCGGCGGTTCCATGTCGTCGCTCGAGCTGTACCTCACTCTCTACCACATGGCCCGCGTCGATCCCCGCAACCCGATGCGCGATGACCGCGACCGCATCATCGTGTCGCACGGCCACACCTCGCCGGGCGCTTATACGGCGCTGGCGGCCGCCGGTTTCTTCGATCCCGCCGCGGCCATGCACGGTTTCCGCCAGGCCGGCTCCCCCTTCGAAGGGCATGTCGAGCGGAGCGTCCCCGGCATCGAATGGGACACCGGCAACCTCGGGCAGGGGCTCTCGGTCGGCATCGGCAAAGCGCTCTACGCGCGGCTCTCGGGTCTGAATTTCCACACGTTCGTGATCATGGGCGACGGCGAGCAGCAGAAGGGGCAGGTGGGCGAGGCGCGCCGGGTCGCCGCCAAATTCGCCCTCTCCCGTCTGACCGCGATCATCGACCGCAACCGCCTCCAGATTTCCGGCCGCACCGTCGACATCCTGCCGCAGGATCTCGCCGCCGAGTGGGAGGCCGACGGTTGGCAGGCGGTCGAAATCGACGGCCACTCATTTGACCAGATCTACGGGGAACTGCACCGCGCCGTCACCAATGAAGGCCGCCCGATCGTCATCATCGCCAACACCGTCATGGGCAAAGACGTCGGCTTCATGGAAAACGACGAGGCTTTCCACGGGGCTCCGGTCGCCCCCGACATGCTCACCCCGGCCCTCGCCCTCCTGGGCGACCACGGGAAAGACCTCCCCGCGCTGCGCGAGCTGCGCAAGCAGGGGCCGCCGCCCGCGTTCAAGATCCCCCGGCCCCCCTACCCGCCGGTCGAAACCGGGCAGCCGGCCACCTACGGCGCCGACGTCAAAATGGACAACCGCACGGCTTTCGGCAAAGCTCTCCTGGCCGTCGCCGATCTCAACCTCCCCCGCGAGGACTTCGTCATGGCCGTCTTCGACTGTGACCTCGCCGGCTCGGTCAAGACTGCGGCCTTCGGCCAGAAGTACCCCGACAATTTTTTCCAGTGCGGCATTACCGAACACAACACTGCCGCCATCGCCGGCTCCCTCTCCGCCGAGCGCGCCGTCTCGATCTGGGCCGACTTCGCGGTCTTCGGCGTCGACGAGACTTTCAACCAGGCCCGCCTGAACGATATCAACCACGCCAATCTGAAACTCTTCTGCACCCACACCGGCGTTCAGGTCGGCGAGGACGGCAAGACCCACCAGTGCATCGACTACTTCGCCCTCCTCAACTCGACTTTCGGCTGGAGAGTCATCACCCCGGCCGATCCCAACCAGACCGACCGCATCACCCGGTGGGTTTTGAGCCGGCCGGGCAACTTCGCCGTGTTCATGGGGCGTTCCGCGACGCCGATCATCCCCGACGCCGACGGCCGTCCCTTCTTCGGCGGCGACTACGAGTACCGCTACGGGCGCATGGACGTCCTCCGGCGCGGCGAGCGCCTCGCCCTCGTCGCCGCCGGCAACATGTGCGCAATCGCTCTCGACGCCTGGCAGCGGCTGTCCCGAGAGGGCGTGGGAATCTCGCTCATCAGCGTGGCCGACTGGTCGGACTTTCACGCCGATGATCTCCAGATGCTGGCGGCCCACGAGCACCTTGTCGTGCTCGAGGACCACAACGTCAAGACCGGATTGGGGACCGCTCTTGCCGCCGAGCTCTTCCAGGCCGGCGCCCGCTCCACGCTCACCAAAATGGGCGTGACGGCGTACGCCTCCTCGGGCCCGCCCGCCGACCTCTTCCGGCTTTTGGGGCTCGACCCGGCGTCCGTGGTCGCTCGGGTGAAGGCCATTCTCGGCTGA
- the queG gene encoding tRNA epoxyqueuosine(34) reductase QueG, giving the protein MLTSELVKRLAAAAGFDLCGVTSPEVIPEARDRFLRWLAEGRHAEMHWIARSTHRRVDPRELLPSVKSVIMLGVNYYNPNSPDRPPGHGRVSRYARGRDYHKVIRRLTLHLIQRLQEQVAPQRHDFIWYVDYGPFLERAYAARAGLGFIGKNSMLINRTFGSWVFLSEILTSLALDPDEPCGGRHGACGECTACIDACPTGAIVGPAMIEAAKCISYLTIERPRAIPEALQSRMGALIFGCDICQQVCPYNRRATPTPHRELLPAAGAGEFVDTRRVLALRDREEFLAFAAGTPLVRPRLEGLQRNARIVLENESRRTREGGGAAGGGEVPQ; this is encoded by the coding sequence ATGCTCACCAGCGAACTCGTCAAACGCCTCGCCGCCGCCGCCGGCTTCGACCTCTGCGGCGTCACCTCCCCCGAGGTCATCCCCGAGGCCCGCGACCGGTTTCTCCGGTGGCTCGCCGAGGGCCGCCACGCCGAGATGCACTGGATCGCCCGCTCCACACACCGTCGCGTTGACCCAAGAGAACTGCTGCCGAGCGTCAAGTCGGTCATCATGCTCGGCGTTAACTACTACAATCCCAACAGCCCCGATCGCCCGCCGGGCCACGGCCGCGTCTCCCGCTACGCCCGGGGCCGCGACTACCACAAGGTCATCCGGCGCCTGACCCTCCACCTGATCCAACGCCTGCAGGAGCAGGTTGCCCCGCAGCGCCACGACTTCATCTGGTACGTCGACTACGGCCCCTTTCTCGAACGCGCCTATGCGGCCAGGGCCGGGCTCGGCTTCATCGGCAAGAACAGCATGCTCATCAACCGGACGTTTGGATCGTGGGTCTTCCTCTCCGAGATCCTCACATCGCTGGCGCTTGATCCGGACGAACCCTGCGGCGGGCGCCACGGCGCCTGCGGGGAGTGCACCGCCTGCATTGATGCCTGCCCGACCGGGGCCATCGTCGGCCCGGCCATGATCGAGGCCGCGAAGTGCATCTCGTACCTGACCATCGAACGACCCCGCGCGATTCCCGAAGCGCTGCAGAGCCGCATGGGGGCGCTCATTTTCGGCTGCGACATTTGCCAGCAGGTCTGCCCGTACAATCGGCGGGCGACGCCGACCCCGCACCGGGAACTCCTGCCGGCCGCCGGCGCGGGGGAGTTCGTCGACACCCGGCGCGTCCTCGCCCTGCGCGACCGCGAGGAGTTCCTCGCGTTCGCGGCCGGCACGCCGCTCGTTCGGCCGCGCCTGGAGGGCCTGCAGCGCAACGCCCGGATCGTCCTGGAGAACGAGAGCCGCCGCACCCGGGAAGGCGGCGGCGCCGCCGGCGGGGGAGAGGTTCCGCAATAA
- the gltA gene encoding NADPH-dependent glutamate synthase: protein MSEKDTALGQDESRAEAGSSNPIAKKDRMRIPRQKMPEQQAEVRVGNFKEVPFGFTIDLALTEAQRCLECPKAPCIKGCPVEVDIPGFIRLILEKDFAAAARKIKETNSLPAVCGRVCPQEEQCEIACVLHKKFQPVAIGALERFVADYERENHLVQLPRKQPPTGRKAAVVGAGPAGLTVAGDLILLGHEVTIFEALHKPGGVLVYGIPEFRLPKAIVQSECDYLRDLGVEFRNSTVIGKMDTIDELFEMGYDAVFIGTGAGLPNFMGVPGENLIGIYSANEYLTRSNLMRAFEEDSYDTPIIRGRNVAVLGGGNTAMDAVRTALRLGAENAYIVYRRSEAEMPARKEEIHHALEEGVQFHMLTTPIRFLGDERNRVRAMECLQMELGEPDASGRRRPVPIEGSNFTMEVDLVVVAIGNGSNPLIPQTTPGLKTNRWQNIVVDEETMQTSREGVYAGGDIVTGGATVILAAGAGKKAARAMHKYMMEKVRT from the coding sequence CCTCGAATCCGATCGCCAAGAAAGACCGCATGCGCATCCCGCGCCAGAAGATGCCGGAACAGCAGGCGGAGGTGCGGGTCGGCAATTTCAAAGAGGTTCCCTTCGGGTTCACGATTGACCTGGCGCTCACCGAGGCCCAGCGCTGTCTCGAGTGTCCCAAAGCCCCCTGCATCAAGGGCTGCCCGGTGGAGGTCGACATCCCCGGCTTCATCCGCCTCATCCTGGAAAAGGACTTCGCCGCCGCCGCCCGCAAGATCAAGGAGACGAACTCCCTGCCCGCCGTCTGCGGCCGCGTCTGCCCGCAGGAGGAGCAGTGCGAAATCGCCTGCGTGCTGCACAAGAAGTTCCAGCCGGTCGCGATCGGCGCCCTCGAACGCTTCGTCGCCGACTACGAGCGCGAGAACCATCTCGTCCAGCTTCCCCGGAAGCAGCCGCCGACGGGGCGCAAAGCCGCGGTCGTCGGCGCCGGCCCGGCCGGACTCACGGTCGCCGGCGACCTCATCCTTCTCGGCCACGAGGTCACTATTTTCGAGGCTCTCCACAAGCCCGGCGGCGTGCTCGTCTACGGCATTCCCGAATTCCGCCTCCCCAAGGCGATCGTCCAGTCCGAGTGCGACTACCTCCGCGACCTCGGCGTCGAATTCCGCAATTCCACCGTCATCGGCAAAATGGACACCATCGACGAGCTCTTCGAGATGGGCTACGACGCGGTTTTCATCGGCACTGGCGCCGGCCTGCCGAATTTCATGGGCGTCCCCGGCGAAAACCTCATCGGCATCTACTCCGCCAACGAGTACCTCACCCGGTCGAACCTCATGCGGGCGTTCGAGGAGGACAGCTACGACACGCCGATCATCCGCGGCCGCAACGTCGCCGTCCTCGGCGGCGGCAACACGGCCATGGATGCCGTCCGCACCGCCCTCCGGCTCGGCGCCGAAAATGCCTACATCGTCTACCGCCGCAGCGAGGCCGAAATGCCCGCCCGCAAGGAGGAAATCCACCACGCGCTCGAAGAGGGCGTGCAGTTCCACATGCTCACGACCCCCATCCGGTTCCTGGGCGATGAACGGAACCGGGTGCGGGCGATGGAGTGCCTCCAGATGGAGCTCGGCGAACCGGACGCCTCCGGCCGGCGCCGGCCCGTCCCCATAGAAGGTTCGAATTTCACCATGGAGGTCGATCTCGTGGTCGTGGCGATCGGCAACGGTTCCAACCCGCTGATCCCGCAGACCACTCCCGGCCTCAAGACCAACCGGTGGCAGAATATCGTCGTCGACGAGGAGACCATGCAGACCTCCCGCGAGGGGGTCTACGCCGGCGGCGACATCGTCACCGGCGGGGCCACGGTCATCCTCGCCGCCGGGGCGGGGAAGAAAGCCGCCCGCGCCATGCACAAGTACATGATGGAGAAAGTCAGGACATAA